A stretch of DNA from Pseudoliparis swirei isolate HS2019 ecotype Mariana Trench chromosome 5, NWPU_hadal_v1, whole genome shotgun sequence:
AAGTTAATGAAGACCAGAACCTGAATCACACTCGAGTCCAAATCAACACAGAGAGGGTTTAGCTTCGGGGAGTCCCATAGGGGCCATTGGAGGGGTGGCCCTGTTAGGGTACTGACCAGGTTcttaaggaggttctagtggttaatgaccaggttctCTCGGAGGTTCTAGCggttaatgaccaggttcttaagaaggttctagtggctaatgaccaggttctttaggaggttctagtggttaatgaccaggttctttaggaggttctagtggctaatgaccaggttctttaggaggttctagtggctaatgaccaggttctttaggaggttctagtggcaaatgaccaggttctttaggaggttcttGTGGCTAAGGACCAGATTCTTTAGGAGGTTCTCGTGGTTAATGACCAGATTctctaggaggttctagtggttaatgaccaggttctctaggaggttctagtggctaaGGACCAGATTCTTTAAGAGGTTCCAGTggctaatgaccaggttctttaggaggttctagtggttaatgaccagattctctaggaggttctagtggttaatgaccaggttctctaggaggttctagtggctaaggaccaggttctttaggaggttcgagtggctaatgaccaggttcttaaGGAGGTTCTTGTGGCTAAGGACCAGattctttaggaggttctagtggttaatgaccaggttctttcggaggttctagtggctaaTGACCAGATTctctaggaggttctagtggttaatgaccaggttctttaggaggttcgagtggctaatgaccaggttctttaggaggttctagtggttaatgaccaggttctttaggaggttctagtggctaatgaccaggttctttaggaggttctagtggctaatgaccaggttctctcggaggttctagtggctaatgaccaggttctctaggaggttctagtggttaatgaccaggttctttaggaggttccAGTGACTAATGACCAGATTCTTTAAGAGGTTCCAGTggctaatgaccaggttctttaggaggttctagtggctaatgaccaggttctttaggaggttctagtggttaatGACCAGATTCTCTAGGAGGTTATAGTGGTTAATGACCAGATTctctaggaggttctagtggttaataaccaggttctttaggaggttctagtggttaatgaacaggttctttaggaggttctagtggctaatgaccaggttcttaaGAAGGTTCTAGTGGCTAAGGACCAGGTTcttaaggaggttctagtggctaaGGACCAGATTCTTTAGGAAGTTCTAGTAGCTAAGgaccaggttctttaggaggttctagtggctaatgaccaggttctttaggaggttcgagtggttaatgaccaggttctttaggaggttctagtgactaatgaccaggttctttaggaggttctagtggttaatgaccaggttctttaggaggttcgagtggctaatgaccaggttctttaggaggttcgagtggttaatgaccaggttctttaggaggttctagtgactaatgaccaggttctttaggaggttctagtggttaatgaccaggttctttaggaggttcgagtggctaatgaccaggttctttaggaggttctagtggttaatgaccagattctctaggaggttctagtggttaatgaccaggttctttaagaggttctagtggctaatgaccaggttctctaggaggttctagtggcgaATGACCAGGTTCttgaggaggttctagtggctaatgaccaggttctctaggaggttctagtggctaatgaccaggttctttaggaggttctagtggctaaggaccaggttctttaggaggttctagtggctaaGGACCAGattctttaggaggttctagtggttaatgaccaggttctttaggaggttctagtggttaatgaccaggttctttaggaggttctagtggctaatgaccaggttctttaggaggttctagtggctaatgaccaggttctctcggaggttctagtggctaatgaccaggttctctaggaggttctagtggttaatgaccaggttctttaggaggttccAGTGGCTAATGACCAGATTCTTTAAGAGGTTCTAGTggctaatgaccaggttctttaggaggttctagtggctaatgaccaggttctttaggaggttctagtggttaatGACCAGATTCTCTAGTAGGTTATAGTGGTTAATGACCAGATTctctaggaggttctagtggttaataaccaggttctttaggaggttctagtggttaatgaacaggttctttaggaggttctagtggctaatgaccaggttcttaaGAAGGTTCTAGTGGCTAAGGACCAGGTTcttaaggaggttctagtggctaaGGACCAGATTCTTTAGGAAGTTCTAGTAGCTAAGgaccaggttctttaggaggttctagtggctaatgaccaggttctttaggaggttcgagtggttaatgaccaggttctttaggaggttctagtggttaatgaccagattctctaggaggttctagtggttaatgaccaggttctttaagaggttctagtggctaatgaccaggttctctaggaggttctagtggcgaatgaccaggttctttaggaggttctagtggctaatgaccaggttctctaggaggttctagtggctaatgaccaggttctttaggaggttctagtggctaaGGACCAGattctttaggaggttctagtggttaatgaccaggttctttaggaggttctagtggttaatgaccaggttcttaaGAAGGTTCTAGTGGCTAAGGACCAGattctttaggaggttctagtggttaatgaccaggttctctcggaggttctagtggctaatgaccaggttctctcggaggttctagtggctaatgaccaggttctctaggaggttctagtggttaatgaccaggttctttaggaggttccAGTGGCTAATGACCAGATTCTTTATGAGGTTCTAGTggctaatgaccaggttctctaggaggttctagtggttaatgaccagattctctaggaggttctagtggttaatgaccagattctctaggaggttctagtggttaatgaccaggttctttaggaggttctagtggttaatgaccaggttctttaggaggttctagtgactaatgaccaggttctttaggaggttctagtagcgaatgaccaggttctttaggaggttcttGTGGCTAAGGACCAGattctttaggaggttctagtggttaatgaccagattctctaggaggttctagtggttaatGACCAGATTCTCTAggacaggggtgctcaatacgtcgatcgcgatcgaccggtcgatcgcggcgacctgccagtcgatcgcggcgtagtattggtagatcgcatgacataaaaagaatttggcccgcccccctgtcactttctctatagcgccacattacagcagcagcacggcaTTTCTgtttctacgtgtcgcgttaacagtcctctgcccgccgtctcgtgcgccgcggagctcccgacactggtttgcgcgcatcgggacggacggagcaaagaaaaagtcactagcacccccccccccgtcaacaactcatctCCGGTCGCGCGCGCGGTAGGTGAGCACACTTactagcaccccccgtcaacaactcttctcaggtcgcgcgcggcaggtgagcacacttactagcaccccgtcaacaactcttctcagcTCGCGCtcggcaggtgagcacacttactagcaccctccccgtcggtcgatcgccttgacttggtcacataataagtagctcgcatgctgaaaaagtgtgagcacccctgctctaggagGTTCGAGTggttaatgaccaggttcttaaGAAGGTTCTACTGGCTAAGGACCAGGTTcttaaggaggttctagtggctaatgaccaggttcttaaGAAGGTTCTAGTGGCTAAGGACCAGattctttaggaggttctagtagCTAAGgaccaggttctttaggaggttctagtggctaatgaccaggttctttaggaggttcgagtggttaatgaccaggttctttaggaggttctagtggctaatgaccaggttctttaggaggttctagtggttaatgaccaggttctttaggaggttctagtggctaatgaccaggttctttaggaggttctagtggttaatgaccaggttctttcggaggttctagtggctaaGGACCAGattctttaggaggttctagtggctaatgaccaggttctttaggaggttctagtggttaatgaccagattctctaggaggttctagtggttaatgaccaggttctttaggaggttctagtggttaatgaccaggttctttaggaggttcgagtggctaatgaccaggttctttaggaggttatagtggttaatgaccaggttctctaggaggttctagtggctaatgaccaggttctttaggaggttctagtggctaatgaccaggttctcttggaggttctagtggctaatgaccaggttctctcggaggttctagtggctaatgaccaggttctttaggaggttccAGTGGCTAATGACAAGattctttaggaggttctagtggttaatGAACAGGTTctctaggaggttctagtggttaatGACCAGTTTCTTTAGGAGGTTCCAGTGGCTAATGACCAGattctttaggaggttctagtggctaatgaccaggttctttaggaggttctagtggttaataaccaggttctttaggaggttctagtggttaatgaacaggttctttaggaggttctagtggttaatgaacaggttctttaggaggttctagtggctaatgaccaggttctttaggaggttctagtggttaatgaccaggttcttaaggaggttctagtggttaataaccaggttctttaggaggttctagtggttaatgaacaggttctttaggaggttctagtggctaatgaccaggttctttaggaggttctagtggttaatgaccaggttctttaggaggttctagtggctaatgacccggttctttaggaggttctagtggttaatgaccagattctctaggaggttctagtggttaatgaccaggttctttaggaggttctagtggttaatgaccaggttctttaggaggttcgagtggctaatgaccaggttctttaggaggttctagtggctaatgacccggttctttaggaggttctagtggttaatgaccagattctctaggaggttctagtggttaatgaccaggttctttaggaggttctagtggctaatgaccaggttctttaggaggttctagtggttaatgaccaggttctctaggaggttctagtggctaatgaccaggttctttaggaggttctagtggttaatgaccaggttctctaggaggttctagtggctaatgaccaggttctttaggaggttctagtggttaatgaccaggttctttaggaggttctagtggctaatgaccaggttctctaggaggttctagtggctaatgaccaggttctctaggaggttctagtggttaatgaccaggttctttaggaggttctagtggttaatgaccaggttctttaggaggttctagtggttaatgaccaggttctttaggaggttctagtggctaatgaccaggttctttaggagattctagtggttaatgaccaggttctctaggaggttctagtggttaatgaccaggttctttaggaggttctagtggctaatgaccaggttctttaggaggttctagtggctaaTGGCCAGGGttttaggaggttctagtggctgatgaccaggttctttaggaggttctagtggttaatgaccaggttctctaggaggttctagtggctaatgaccaggttctcTAGGAGGTGCTGGTGGCTGTTACGGAGGTTCTTAGAGTGCTCGGGTTCCTTTAGGAGTTGCTGGGGGTCATGTGAGGTGTAGCTGGTTAATCAGAAGGTTCTAGGAGTCTTGTTGTTTAATACCTCTGAGGAGGTTCAGAGGGTTCTAGTAGGATGTCGTGGTGATGAGGTCCAGTGACCTGAGGGGCTCCATCAGGCACATGAGGGCTCGACACACGGCACGCTGTAAAGGTGTTGCTGGGGGTCAGGTGTCAAACTGCTGAGGTCCTCAGAGTCTCTGCCGGGTTCTTTATCAGTCAGGGAGCTTTGGTTGAGTCGCCGAGTTCTGGAGACCAGCGTCTTTCTACCAGGAAGGGGAGCTCAAGACTCTGAAGCTTCTAGAGCTCAAGACTCTGAAGCTTCTAGAGCTCAAGACTCTGAAGCTTCTAGAGCTCAAGACGCTGAAGCTTCTAGAGCTCAAGACGCTGAAGCTTCTAGAGCTCAAGACTCTCAACTCTTTCTAGAAGTCCTTCTCTGGTTACTGAAGATAACAGGAACTACTTTCTGCAGAACGACGCCCACCAACCGAATCACCACGTAGTGCGGGGCGCTCGTCTAGAGGTTAATGAGTCATGGTATGAGTTCTATGAGTCAGGAGTCGTACTACGATATGGTGGCAGTAGTAACTAATCGTATGACTACTCGTGGTGTTTCAGTACCTGGGAGCCGGGCTGCCGCAGCTCGTCTGCTCGGCTTGGAGACTCGCTCTTTGCCCTCTGACGCTCCGACAAGACCACCGCCGAGGGACTGAACCTGATGGAGAACCCAAgaggtggtcacatggtcacgtggtcagacaggaagtcctcgCTGTGACTCACCTGTCCGTCTCGCTGGAGGACGGCTGGGTGCTGCGGTTCCCCGGCGCCGCCACCAGCGTGCTGCGCCCCGAGGTGTCGATCATCACGGTGGCGCCGTCCTCCGccggccccccctcctcctggtgCTCCCCCGCTCCGATccagtcctccatcctctccgtcTTGATCCTCACGCGGCCCGTGGCCACGCCCTCCTCGGCGCTGCCGGTCCGCTCCAGCTCGCTGTTGGTCTCCACGTACCACTGACCTGCCCGGTTGATGCGAAGGATCGGTTCTTTTCCCGCTCTGCCGGGGGCCCCGGTCCCCTCGAGTCCACCGTGCTCCGCGGGGGGCGGCGGACCGAGGGTCTCCTCGGCGGGGCTGACGGCCTCGCACGCCTCGGCGCCCCCCCTGGCGGCGAGCGGCCGCGGGCCGGCGTGGTGGCCGCCCGCTCGCACCGTGGCCTCCAGGGTTCTGCTGTTCCCGGAGCCCCGGACcgcctcccccccccgggggtccTCGTCCGGGTCCGCCAGGCCGATCTTCAGGTGGATGCCCTCCAGGATCTGGGTGCAGCGGTCGATGATGTGCTGCATCTGCAGGAAGCTGGCGGCCGTCAGGTAGCTGATGATGTCGGCGAGCTGCAGCCGCAGCCGGCCCGTGTAGCAGAAGCTCAGCAGCTGCTCGAACACGGACGGGTTCCGGATCACCGTCAGCGACACGGTGCTCATCTGGCCCAGAGACATGTGGTCCCGGAAGTACGGAGAGCTGGCGGCGAGGACCACCTTGTGCGCCCGGAAGCTCTGACCCTGCACGTTGACCACGATGTCACAGAGCCGGCCCTGGACCCGCAGCTGGTTCAGGTGCACCAGGACCGAGTTACTGAAGTCAGGGATGTCCAGCTGGATGCTGCCGGAGCGCTCCATGCTGCAGCCTGCAGGGGCacaccgggaccgggaccgggaccgggacacACAGTTCAGAGTTGGGTTTCCAGGCGAAACAATCATTTAGTTTCAATATGTTTGGCTGTCCTCCAATCAGAGACCATTCATCAGTGACTTGGTCCTGGACCTACCCTGGTCCAGGACCAGGTTTCACACAGCACTGGTCCAGAACATGGATCTGATCACTTGTATTGATAAGGCGAGTCAGGAGAGACCGGCAAACGGGACCGTGGTGGTCCAGGATCAGGGCGGCTGCTGGACTATGCAGCACAAGGAGTAACACAAATACTCTGAATATATATGACATCACAGTATGAACATGTTCGTCTCAGAAAGTACTCTGATGGTAGAAGTACACAAAGCAGAGAGGGAGTACTTGTAAAAGTACTCGGAGAGAAGTTTGTCAAAGTTTGTAGTGATCCAGACTTTGAGTGTTCCTGAATGTTCTGAAGAGTTTATTAAAGTTCTGCTTCTGGTCTCAACACCTGGTCTGGGGCCTCCTCAGAACTGGATCAGGGCCCGAGTTAGACCTGAACCGAGTCTGCGGTGCCACTGGAGGAGCTCACAGTCAACACCTGGTTCCTTCAGGTCCACATGGAGGCACGGCTCAGGTACCACAGAACCTGCTTTCAGGGTCCACCTGTTCCAGCCTGACTGCAGGACCCAGAGCATCAGACCAGGTCCAGGTCAGGACCAGACACGCCGGTCTCAGGGGTCCAGGTGAGCCTCCAGGTGTGCAGCCTGACTCTCACCTGAGGGGGGGTCGGGTCCGGTTTCAGGGCGCGGTGCTGCTGAAGCGTCAGTCCAGCAGCCGGCTCAGCATCGTCAGCAGGGCGGGAGACAATGGCCCGGCTCGGCTCGGCTTAGCCCGGCTCGGCCCGGCgggctgcagctcctccaggctgctCGGCTCGGGCTCAGGGCcggggagcagcagctgggctCCGGGCCGCCAGCAGCCGCGCCGCCGCCATTCCGCTGGATGTCAGGCTCGGTTCAGACCCGGTTCAGGCCCGGTTCACGCTCGCTTCAGGCTCGGTTCCGTGTCGGCGCGCCGCTGCTGCTCATCTTCCTTTTCACGGCAGAAGGGCCGAGGctgcaggaaggaaggagggaaggaagaacaCGCGCGGGGCATGCTGGGAAGCGTCGTTCGCGGCCGGCAGGAGAGCCGCTTTAAGCGTGGTTTTAAAGACTCCacctcccagcatgcatctgtGAAGCGAGGGGTCATCATGGCACTTGGAGTTTGGCaaaactcactcacacacacacgcaccaagtGTGTACCACGTGTATTTTATATCGCGTGAACacaacatttataaataagatggattattatttatttagtatttttttaatgtgttagTTGTAATTCTGTTGGTTGTGAAGTCCAGATCCTCCGGACCCCCCTGAAGTCCAGGTCTCTTctggttgtgtttgttgttgttgacatgatgatgatgatgatgatgatgatgatgatgatgcatgtTGACCTGATGTTTCATCAGCAGCACCTGAACTTGAATCTGCTCCATGAGGACAGAACCGGAACTACAGGATCACTGTGACCACAAGGGGGCAACGTGGACTCACACAGACCTGAAGAACTGATCCTCCAAATCCAGTCTGATGGACTTTTAATGTTAaatacatgtcatcattcactcattcacatgtcatcattcactcattcacatgtcatcattcactcattcacatgtcatcattcacatgtgatcacatgtcatcacatgtcatcattcactcattcacatgtcatcacatgtcatcattcactcattcacatgtcatcattcacatgtcatcattcacatgtcatcattcactcattcacatgtcatcattcacatgtcatcattcactcattcacatgtcatcattcacatgtcatcattcacatgtcatcattcacatgtcatcattcactcattcacatgtcatcattcacatgtgatcacatgtcatcacatgtcatcattcactcattcacatgtcatcattcacatgtcatcattcacatgTGATCATTCACATGTGATCACATGtgatcacatgtcatcacatgtcatcacatgtccCCTCCGCACTTCTTCTCTCCTGTTGAGGTGTTTCATGTTGTGTCTTGTGAACGTATGAAAGCAGCGTTTCTATTGGTCTTTATTAGATTCTTAAAGGTCAACAAGTGATGAATGAGTTACTGATGGAGGActggttaccatggcaacaggaTCCTACGGAAACTACGAAGACCACGAGACCCGGAGCTCCTGAGAAGCTGATCGGAGAGCTCCGCATCCAAATTATGacaacatttaaacattcaaacatttaaacattcaaacattttaacattttaacattttaactcTTTCCTCAACGGTCAAAGTTCTCAAAGTTTGTGTTTCACTATTTTGTCGTTTGAGCTTCAACTAAACATTTAATAAACAAAACGATGTTTTCTTCCTGCTTTCAAATATGAATTAATTtgacaactacaacaacaacaacaacaacaacaacaacaacaacacagacaggaagtagaaaaaCTGTTTCTAACGTTTACAGTTAACTTTTTACAAAAAATCTCCCAAAAACACATAAATTCAAGTtcaggttctcctcctcctcctcctcttgctgctcctcctcctcctctcctcctcttgctcctcctcctcctcttgctcctcctgctcttcctcctcgcctcctcctcctcctcttgctgctcctcctcctcttgctcctcctcctcctccccctccctacAGAtaatctcccccctcctcctcctcctcttcctcctcttcctcacctatATTTACATTGACGGAGCATAATATGAATCTTGAAAACaacttattattataattaatgcaGGTTTAATATGAAATATGTATCACTGAAGTCTGAACCGGGAGGacagaggtcacgtgaccggGAGGCACCTGAACGCGTGTTGAAC
This window harbors:
- the zbtb37 gene encoding zinc finger and BTB domain-containing protein 37 isoform X1, translating into MIVSPGNPTLNCVSRSRSRSRCAPAGCSMERSGSIQLDIPDFSNSVLVHLNQLRVQGRLCDIVVNVQGQSFRAHKVVLAASSPYFRDHMSLGQMSTVSLTVIRNPSVFEQLLSFCYTGRLRLQLADIISYLTAASFLQMQHIIDRCTQILEGIHLKIGLADPDEDPRGGEAVRGSGNSRTLEATVRAGGHHAGPRPLAARGGAEACEAVSPAEETLGPPPPAEHGGLEGTGAPGRAGKEPILRINRAGQWYVETNSELERTGSAEEGVATGRVRIKTERMEDWIGAGEHQEEGGPAEDGATVMIDTSGRSTLVAAPGNRSTQPSSSETDRFSPSAVVLSERQRAKSESPSRADELRQPGSQGEEHAAFDMGGYEDYLREQVGDRWYRYNPRLTCIYCCKSFNQKGSLDRHMRLHMGITPFVCRLCGKKYTRKDQLEYHIRKHTGNKPFHCHVCGKSFPFQAILNQHFRKNHPGCAPQEAPSASPETTVASRGGPSAEASPGQEEPEGGGGPQASVSTTGPD
- the zbtb37 gene encoding zinc finger and BTB domain-containing protein 37 isoform X2, whose protein sequence is MERSGSIQLDIPDFSNSVLVHLNQLRVQGRLCDIVVNVQGQSFRAHKVVLAASSPYFRDHMSLGQMSTVSLTVIRNPSVFEQLLSFCYTGRLRLQLADIISYLTAASFLQMQHIIDRCTQILEGIHLKIGLADPDEDPRGGEAVRGSGNSRTLEATVRAGGHHAGPRPLAARGGAEACEAVSPAEETLGPPPPAEHGGLEGTGAPGRAGKEPILRINRAGQWYVETNSELERTGSAEEGVATGRVRIKTERMEDWIGAGEHQEEGGPAEDGATVMIDTSGRSTLVAAPGNRSTQPSSSETDRFSPSAVVLSERQRAKSESPSRADELRQPGSQGEEHAAFDMGGYEDYLREQVGDRWYRYNPRLTCIYCCKSFNQKGSLDRHMRLHMGITPFVCRLCGKKYTRKDQLEYHIRKHTGNKPFHCHVCGKSFPFQAILNQHFRKNHPGCAPQEAPSASPETTVASRGGPSAEASPGQEEPEGGGGPQASVSTTGPD